AACGCCCTGTCTCTTCTCTCACGCTACGTTACTGTCTGAttccaccttcccccacaTCCTACCTTATTCCCGTCCAACCTCATGCCGTgcccaccttcctccttcctcccagCTGGCATGGTCTTCAGcaagctgacgccagggcGCTATCGAGGACTACTTTGCTGCGCAGGCCGCAGGCGACCAGCcgggcgaggatgcggacgaagacatgctcgacgctgcgctcgctgcGTCGACCGAGCCCGCAGGCGGAGCGCGCACCCTCTCTGGCGCGCCAGCTGAGGAACTTCCCGAGTcgtggcgccgccgcgggGCCAACATTGCCGGCGTGCACGGCGACGATACCCGCCGTGACGGTAGCGAACTATACactggcggcgagcgcagcggGCTAGCTGTGCAGAATCCCGGCGAGGAGAACAGAGACGCGGGCGTCGTGAACGATATCCTGCAGCAGGCGCGCCAGTGAGTCAATCCCATCATAATCGTCTCGGAagaagctgacagcagcggcggACGTGAGGAGGACCCAGTGCCACAGGCACGTAACCCATGGGCCGGTGTTGGTGCTGGCAACACTCTCGGTTCTGAGGACACACCGAGCGTGCAGGCCGGCAGCTCTGGTCATAGGATGCCTGGCGCGTTTGGCGGAaatgaggaggacgaggacgaggaggacggggaACCTGTTGAGCGCCGGCTCATCTTCTGGCGTGACGGATTCAgcatcgaggacggccCGCTGTACCGCTACGACGACCCGAGAAACCAGCAGCACCTGGCCTTGATCCGCGCCGGACGCGCCCCGCTCGAGCTCTTCGACGTACGCTTTGACCAGGCGCTCAAGATTGAGGTCGACCAGCGCACTAACGAGGACTATCAGGAACCTCTCAAGAAGCCGGCCAAGCCCTTCTCTGGTGGCGGcaaccgcctcggcgcggctACGCCCGAGATCGCTGGAGCCGGTACGTCGGCAGCCGCGGCTGCGCCTCCCCCAACAACCAAGCCCGAGATCAAGGTCGACGCGAGCcagccgtcgacgacgatccAGCTGCGTCTTGGCGACGGCAGCCGCCTGGTCGTGAaggtcaacctcgaccacACTGTGGCCGATCTGCGCGGCCTCGTTGCCGCGTCGCGGCCCGATGGCCGTGCTTTCGTACTTCAGACGACGTTCCCCAGCCGCGAACTGcccgacggcgagacggTCGAGCAGGCCGGCCTCAAGAACGCCGTTGTCGTGCAGCGATATGTCTGAGCGTGGTTGTACAAGCAACAAGCCCTGTATATTATCAGTAGAGAGGGAATgcacgaggacgagaacaATGGGCCATGTCGGGGTAGAATAGGCACCGCACAGGAAGAGGAACCAACCCCTTACCCGTGCACAGATATCTTATCTTTTGTCAGCCTTGGCTTCCAGTCGCGTCCGGCGCATCGCGCCACGCGATGCTTGGCATACGAGTATGGGCATTCAAGCACACTGTTCCACGCCAACTGCCACGCTGGCATGCATGCATACATTCCTCGCTTCGTTACGGGTAATCCTGAGCGGGACCAAAAGAGGCGAGACGAGGGCCCAGCCAGCATGAGCCGGATGCTGATGCCGTCACTGGACCTTGGTACTGGccctcaccaccgcctCTTACGCAGCGGTGGGTGCCGCAAACACCCAGCCATCGGCTTGCTGACTTATTCCACCCTCGACTCGGTCACCCTCACTTCATCCTTTTCTCCTCCACATCTTCTCAACCATCACCAACATGCGCCCACCCGTCCTCcgctccctctctctccccctccacccgCGCCCAACGcgcaccaccacccgcgCACTCGTCACCTCGACCCCGCACCGCTCGAAAGACCGTCCAAACCCCGACGCGCCcatcaaggacgagggccCAGTAGACCCCGCCGCGCGGGGCGTCAACGAGATGCGGCGGCAGTGGGGCGGTCTGATTGATGGTGCGGAAAAGgatctcgccgacgaggcggcggcgagtcGCGGTCGTCCTGTTAAGAAGGAGGTtaaggagggcaaggagggcaaggaggggcTCAAGGCCAACCATGAGCCTACGGTCGATCCCGCTTCCCGTGGAGTTAACGAGATGCACCGGCAGTGGGGGGAGTTGGTTGacgacaagaagaagaagtgTATGTTTGCGTTGGTTGGGTGGGTCTAACGGCAGAACAGAGCAGTCTGGGATGAGAACCAACTTGTCGAACACTCAAACTGGGACGGGACGCGGTCAACTTGGCCTACTTGGACTACTTGGACGTGACACAACGCGGTCGATTCCAGCGGTCGGGCGGATTGAAAACACATGGAACATGGATAGCAGTAGTAGTAGCATGGACTCGTGGAACACATCCTCTTCCGCACAGGCTGGACACGGGCATGCGGCGAGCCCGACGTCTTGTGGGGGCGCCGGTGTTCTACCTCGCCACCTTCCAGCCTGACCAGTTGCGCGTGGCCCTGGCAACTGGCGGTGGGACCTTGGAGACCGATAGCTGGATCGGTCGATGCCGGTTGGGCCGGCACCACCTCGGGTCGGGTTGGACAAACATCTTGAGGCGTATTGTGTATGTGCCGTCGTCTGAGGCGAGCCAATGTGCCGTCGTCGGAGGCGAGCCAATGTGGTTGTACTGAGCGCGCCACGGTCCACAATCCGAAGACAGTTTGCATCCTGAATCTGCCCATTCCAAGGTCATGTTGTGGCCAGTTCCATGATTGCTCTGACCGGCCACGTCTCGCGCCACACTGCTGTTCCGCACAATCGGCTCATAACGCTCTACGGGATCTAGTCTAGTATGATACAGGTTTCGTCAAAAAGCAAGATTCTATAGCCTACATAAGCACCGCGACGGCCAGCGCCACGGCACCGAGAAGGACACTAACGCTCGCCCGGCACGCGGCGTTCATGCTCCCCTCAGGCCGGTCGGTAATCGAGACAGTGAGGACGGCGACAAGCCCGTCAATGGCCGGCAGCccatcgtcctcgacagtgATGTAGTGGTTGATGTCGTCCGACGAGTTGCGCAGCAGTCCATTAACGTACCGCACATCGGTTTGGTATGTGTAATTCCTAAACATGGTGCTGCCAGTAAACGTAGACGTGTTGGTGAGGTTTCGCCCGTCAAGCGGCTCGGTGAGGTTGGTGATGTTGCCGACCAGGAAGTCGCGACCGGCATTGTACCCGTTACGAATGATATCGTGTCCCTTTGCCAGTTCCATTTCGATCGAGACGGCCATGAAGATTGCGCCCGTCCCGTTCTGCTTCCAGTAACGAAGATGTTGTCCGCCATCAAAGGTTTCGCGACACGAACCAATGTACGGGTCGCCATAGTTGTACCGCAGCGTCTGAATCTCGGATACGTTTGTGTGTCCGTCTAGATTGGCTTGTTGTGGTGCGCCGAACTGTGCGCCAAGACACTGTGTCGAGAGGTGTACCGAGCTGATGTTAGCTTTGTGGGCCGGGTAAAGGGTAGTGCTCACAGCATGTAGTTCTGGAACCCGCCATCGTAGAGACTATCCTTGAGGACTGCGGGGTCGCTATTGGCCGAGACGATAACGTTGAGCGGCTCGCCCATGCCGGGCGGGTAAGTGTTATTGACGACCTGGTGTTAGTGGGGAGATaggcgggaggagggcagAGGAAAGAGAAGGGTAGAGGGTAGAAGGGTGTTCTGCACACATCATGCATAGGAGTAATCGGCGACTTGACGTGATCCCACATACGCCCAGGACGGGTTGGAGTGTGGTGGAATGGGGCGGCGAGACATGACGAACGCCAAGACCGCTCCACTTACCGTGAGCATCGAACCGCCTTGGGCGTTTGGGTCGTTGAAGCCCGCGTACCCTGGGTCGTCTCGTTGGAACAACGACGCGGAAgcctgcgcggcgagcaGTAACAAGGGGAGCATTGGAGAGATGATGGTTGGTGgttgggaggtgggagagaGACAATGTTGGGAGGCTGAACGCGTCGCCTGATAACGCGTCCGTGGTgatgggggagggggggggggggggggggtgaGTGATGGCTTGTGGGTCCGTGCAAGGGCAATCAATGGGAACGAGTGTGCGTAAAAGGAGTTGGGTGGGTGTGTAGAGTAGCGGAGATGGCGGAGTCGAGGAGAGAGGtgaagagaggagagaggtTACTGTATTCAAAATTCGTGCACGATATGCTGTTACACTTGTTTCAAGAGCAATATGCTGTCACAATTGTATTAAAAAGCAATCATGATGGCTCGTGTCCCGTGCCCAACTTGGACGGACTGTAGCACCGCTTCCCCTCTACCTCCCTTCCATATGCCACGTGACAAGACAACTGCCGGCGGCATCAGTACGGTACCTCCGTCGTTGGTCCGGCACACAATTGCTATCAAAACTCCGTCCGAGTTCCATCGATATGTTGCTTACTCATCCATGAGGGATGGCTAACCGAAGCAACCAACTACGGGAGCCATCACTACGGGAGCCATCGCTTCAGCCAATCCTTGTTATTTCTACTCGCTCCAAGGTTGAGTCGAGTCGAGTCGACCATGGCAGTCAGCCTCCCAACTAGTCACATACGACGTCACTTGCTGATTCACTCCAACTTGGTCCATCGCCATACCGTTGAGCCCCTGGTGGTGTTACAGTCGGGTAATATAACTGACTTGGCCACTAACACTAACATGCTCACCCAACCTCACCAACAATGATAGAAAACCAGTACGACATAGCAATCATCGGCGCCAGCATTGTCGGCGCATCCCTCGCCTCCCGACTGGCACCACACAtccgcgtcctcctcatcgacaaCCACGTCTCGGAACCCGACCCCTTTGTCCAACTCAAGCCGCCACTGACCGAACTCGCCCGCCGCTCGGTGGCGGCGTACAGCTCCATTCCAGGGGCATTTGACCAGACGGGAAGTCTAGAAGTAGCCCGCACCGATTCCGAAATGGAAGACCTTCGAGGGCGCGGTATACTCTCCGTCAACATGGGGCTAGATGTGACCCTCGTGAGCGGGACTGAGGCAcaccgcctcgccccaGCGTTCGTGGACAAAGTGTCAGGCGGCCTCCACTTTGCCGATGACGGCGTAGTCGACACTGAGCTTGTAGCCAAGACGTTGCAAGAGAAAGCGAGGGCGGTTGGCGTCCACATTatcgccgccgaggtctTTTGTATCTCAAATGGAGTCAATACCTCCTCGGGAAGGTTCTCGGCCACCCACATAGTCGTAACGAGTTGGGACTTGCTTCCCGTCGGAGAGGCGGTGGGACACGCCTGCGCCTTTTCCAGCTTCCATCGACCACGGCTACCCAGCCCATTCGTCATTTTCGGAAAAGTGTACATCCACAACCAAGGGGATCGGGATCGCATGTCCATCCCCGTGCCGACGGGTCGTAGTTCCTGCAATACGGCGTTGGATAGCGCTGTCGGCCGGGCAGTCACCTTATTGCCCGAGGAAACGGGGGTGCGTTTCGCGCGCCAGGTTATCGCAACCATCcatggagaggaggtcgccCAACAGGCAAGGCGGTATGCCAGCGTACCCATCACGCCTGATGGGTTGCCACTCGTCGGGTGGGTACGGGAGAGGTTGTATGCCGCGGTTGGGGTGGGAGTTAGCCATGCCGTTGGCGCTGGGGAGTTGCTAGCTGACATGATCCTGGAGGATATGGGCAAGGGAAGGAAAAAGGATGCTGAGATGCGGAGAGTGCTTGACCCGCTCCGCAATGACTAGCTGCATCTCAATCAATCAATGATAGCAGCTGTAATTCAACCAATTAGACGCAGCAGTGGCCCTTCAGTTATGTGGATATGAATTCGGTTATCATAGAAAAATGTGTGTCGGTGATCGCTGGTTTGTATTGACCcagaggaagggggggagggatagagggaggagagcaaGTTAGTGAGGAGGTCGAAGCAAGCAAAAACTCAACGCACGGCCAACTCAATAGCAGGAGAATATTCCGTCTCCATCCTAaactctctctctctacAGCTTGGGCAAGTTCTTTCCCTCCCAGATAGccaccgcgtcctcggcacAGCCCCACGAGCTCTGCCACCCCGCTCCACCATGCCCATAATTGtggatgagggcgacgaTCTCCCCCGCGAGCCTAACTTCGGCCCTCTCCAAGCGTGTCCCGCCCACGCGGCTCGGCCTAAATCCGACCAAGTGCTCAAcaaccacctcctcgagagcCTTGACCTTCTCTTCCTTCTCGCCCATCTCAGCAGCCCAAGCAGCCTCAAGGGTCttctcgcccgcctcgagcgcgggcgcgcgcgcatgTGGCGGTTCCAATTCGGGACAGATATCCAGCGCACGGCACAAGATGTCCTTAGCCGTCTCGAGACGGGGGTACGGGTCCCAGTCACGTTCCTCGCGTGTCCCGCCGAGGATCACGTCCCCCGTACACCGGGGGATCACGTAGGTCCGCTGTcctccctcgccacccgcgAGCGAACCCACCTGCCGCGTATAGCCTGATCGGATCCAGGGAGCACGCACGCGCACAACCTGCCCCCGTGTTGGGTAGACGCTTTGGTCTGCAATGCCCAAGAGAGAGCTGGCGCCTAGGCCGACGCAGACGAAGACGGCGGCGGGTAGGATCGAGTAAAGGGATAAGAAGGGGAGCGTCGCCAGGTCGTGCAAGCTCCCGACGTGGGCGCGGTGGATTATCCCCCCGAGGGACCGGACGCGCGCTTCTAGCCCGGTAAGGTAGAGGGATGGAGTTACGGTGAGGGAGGTGAAGGAGACCATGTGGTCGACTTTGCATGGGGCGTCGCGGGCCTCGAGGACTTTGAACTTGCGTTAGATGGGGAGGGATGGGGGGTGGTTGTAGCTgatgagggggaggacTGAGAGGGAGCGGACtgaagagagaagagaggagaggagatgggTACTCACGTCCGGATGCTCCTCATAGATCTGTAGATGCTTACTCGACCCGACCCACATCTCAGTCTGCGTAAGCCCCATCAGCCCACacgcctccccctccttcctccactcctcATACAGCACCCGAAACGCTACGGTCAGCCTCATCTAGAGATGTAGGGAGTCCTCACTGCGCATATCCCACCGCCGCTGGCGCTTATCCGCGTCATCTGCGAAACTCAGGTGGTGCGCGCCAGCTATACTGGAGGCGTAGCGTGCATCAAGCCCGTCCGTGGAATGATGGTCGGCGATGATGTGGACCTTGCGCccggccgaggagggcgattcgaggaggcgcacgGCGGTGGTCAGGCCGatgacgccggcgccgaggatTAGGAGCGGGCGCTGTTCTGTTGGTGGCGTGGTGGACATGGGAGTCGATGGGAAGAGAGACTCAGAAGTTGTAGCTTTATAGCACGATGAGTTGAATGGACGAgttggcgatggcgagtgTGGTTGGCGAAGACATCGCCGATATCAATACAGGAACCGGCTATTGCCGGCCGTCATTCCCAAACCGTAATGTTGGCGATGCAATGTTGGCGACGCGATGTTGGCGACGCGACAAACAAATAATGTTGGCGACGATGCAGACGCAATGTCAGAAAGAGTATGCATTGTCCAGCAACCAGTCTGCCTTTGACGAGCGCCCATCTATTGTCCTGCAGTCCTCGTAGCCCCCACTATACTGTTCTATTTTGAGGTCTTGCCTACCAGAGACCAAGGAAAGACCCGACGCTCCACACGAGCGTAACACACCCGACCGGAAGGATGCCGACGTACACGACCATATCCTGCCACAAGCGGCGCCCGAGGCGACGCTTCTGGAGTTGGTGCtccttgcgcgcgaggagcacgtcggtggcggggtcgtcgagcgacgCGGTGCGGACGTGAATGTTGCTTGGGCCGGCGACGGTGATGGGTTCTtctggcggtggtggcggcgcgtcgcgcgggAAGATGATGGATAGTGGGGAGCGGACGTGGAAGGtgatgatgaagaagagggagggaaggagcCAGCCGACGGCCAGGGTCGCCATCACGCCCAGCAGTTCAACTTTGTCCGCCACAATcccgccgagggcggcgatCGCGACAACAGCGACCCACATGCCGAGTCCGACCCAGCGGCCGGCCTTGATGCTCTCACCCCTGTCCACGTCCAGCGCGGTCAGGATGCAATCGCGGCCCCGCAAGAGCCAGCTGGTAGTGGACCCGAGTACAAGTGCGGCCATTAGCACCCGAGCCGCGTTCGTCCAACCGTCGTCATCGGGGAGTTGGGCGAGCCCCGTCGGGGCTGGCGGGAGAAGGTAGTAAGGTACGAGGGCGAAGGGGAgcgagatgaggacgagagccAGAGTCGTCGCAAAGCAGGGGATAAAGAACCGCTGCCGCGAATTACGTTGCAGCGTCGTGTGTACCGACAGGGACTGGAGATGGGGTGTGAAGAACATCGCCAGGGAGGCTTTGGGTCAACTCTGAGCGGCTAGAGACTCACTCAGGCCTGAGCCTGCTGATCCGGCGTTGAGACCCCGGACACTCAGTGCGCGCTTGGCGTagtcggcctcgtcaatCAGCTTGCGGACCTCAACGGTGCGCCCAATAGCGATAAACGCGACAACTGGGAGCATCAGGGCCAGGGCGAAGAGTGCTGGCCGCAAGCTCCGGAAACTGCGAGATGGGACGAGCGCGGGAATCATGGTTGCGCTGGCCACGAGGAGCCAAAACAGACGCGTCTGTAGTACCCCGGAGGGGAGGTATGTGCGGGCGAGCGGCTCAAAGAGTCCATATAGAGCTGGCGTTAGTTGGTGAATAGTGTATTGGTGGCGCCCTGGAGAGTTCGGCCGATTCAGACTCACTTCCCAGCCATCCCACACTCGCGCCCATAGACGCGAACATGACAAAGGCGCGCCCGACTTGGAGGCCGTACGGTCCGAAACGCTCGCCTGCGCATTTTGCGAACACGTCTTCGAACGTGTGTACGTTGAGGTACCAGCCCAGATACACAATGACAATATGGGCGCAGGCAGACAGGAGTGCGAGGACACAGAGAAGGGGCACAAATAGTGCCACGCCGGCGGGCAGGAAGTCATGTGGGATCGCCGCGAGTGCCGGGAACAGCGCGAGTGGGTGCGCAAGCACGAGTGCCGGCACGAGCTGTATCAGTGTCTGTGCGGGATTGGACGTACCTCCCACAATGCGCGCTCCCCTGGAACGTCGtcacgacgtcggcgacgcaTTAGCGGCTCATCAGAGCCTGCCTCGTCCCAGTCGCCATCCCAATCGAGGTCTTCTTCGAGATCCGAGAACGCGAAGGATGCGCGTGGATCATCGTCCGAGTCCAGttcgtcttcttcttgtgGGTCGAGATCTGTACGAGGTGATTTGGGTCGAGTCAAACTCGGATTCCGTGAATGGTTTCTCGACACGCTCAGACCCGTACTGGAGGCAGCCGAGACAAAAGACGCGACGGACGCAATGCTCTGCGCGAGCGAGACGGATCTCGCTCTGCTAGGGCCTGGTTCGTCTAGCAGtggctcggcctcggatGGCGTGGGCGCACGCGGTCGCCCGATGCCCAGAAAAGTGGCAGTGCGGGGTGTGGGcggtggtgatggtggcATGGAAAGATGGATGGAGAGAAGGGAGACGCGAGATAACCTCGTGGAATTTCAACGCGTCCTCGTTGTCCCAGGTCCACTCTTCCCCCACTCCACACTCATTCCTTCCTCCGCTTTCGTTCCCTCCATCGAATTTACTCGCCTCCCATtctcccaccctcccaccctcccacgCATGTCACAGAGCACATTCAAGCGCAACGCACACATAGCGTACTTTAAGCGCTGCCTCACCGTGCTCCCCCAAGCAGCAGAGGAACACGATGTGAACCGGTGCGCCCAATTCCATCGAGCCTCCACTAATTACAGCGTGACCATCGcgttcttctccttggccggcctcgagctgctcggcgccctcgaccaCACAACGCGCACCGGCTGGATCAATTGGCTCTGGGAATTGCAAGCGGGTAGGTCTGCCTCACTGCGTTGTTGACGCCAGCGGATGGAGGCTTCCGCGGCTCGCCCCTCCCCGGGCCGGGCCACCTGCCTTCGACATACACTGCGCTCTGTTCACTGGCTCTCCTCCGTGCACCGCTGGATCGACTCGACCGCCCCGGTCTGATGAAGTTTCTGCGCGCGtgccaagaagaagacgggAGCTTTGCGCCGTCCCCGGGGATGCCGGGTGCGTTCCAGAACGACACGCGGATGAGCTACTGCGCGGCGGTGACGCGGGCTGTTGCGCTCAAGGGAGAGGCGGAGGATGGGAGGATAAAAGATATAGACGTGGGTGCGGCGCGGGCATTTCTGGGCCGGTGTAGAGTGAGTCCACGACTTAGCgcgcgagggagagggaagtGAGGAGCCAAGCGAGGAAGCCATGGCCAAGCAGGCTAATAGCAGACATGGGAGGGCGGTTATGCGTCGCGCCCCGGCGTGGTCGAAGCCCAGGGGGGAACGACGTACTGTGCCGCCGCGGGGCTGTCGCTACTTGGCGGAGTCGAAGATGACGGCGagacgacgcgctggatCGTGCAgcgccagctcggcggGTTCCAAGGACGTCCAggcaagctcgaggacgtgtGCTATTCCTTCTGGTGTTGCGGCGCGCTTGCAGTGAGTACAGTGTTGTGCGAGGGTGTGGTGCTGACGCACTTCTTTCTTCTTACCTCTTCAACTCCAATTCCGCGTTCGTCCCTCGCTTCGCTCGGCGCACGCAGACCTTCGACCGCGAGGCGTTGGTCAACGCGCCTGCTAACACCTCGttcatcctcgacgcgcagtCCCCCATCGGAGGCTTTGGCAAGGCGCCGTCCGACTTCCCTGATCCATTCCACAGTtacctcgccctcgcagCCTTGGCCCTAACGCCAGCTCGCGAGGAACTTGGGCTAAAGGCCATCGACGCCGTGTGGAACCTTCCtgccgacgcgcgcgactACCTCCTGGCCTAGCCTGAGAGCAGCCAGCGAGGATAGCCGGCGACGCGAGCGTGAGGCTGTCATATCCAGCTTCTGTCGGAGGGAGACCATGAATGTAGGGCATGGTACATGGATGCATACATACATGCTAGTCTAggtcttggtcttggccttggcctccaGCGCGGCGTGCATCTCAttgcgagcgcggcgcgccgcaACCGCCGTCGTTCCTGCACGCTCAATCCGCTCGCCCAACATGGCAAGCTcgtcccgccgccgcgtgAGCTGCGtcgcctcaacctcgagctgcaCCGCCAGTGTCTTCTGCCACCCAGCGTGTCGCTCACACCTACGTCCAACCGCACACAGCCCCAGCCGTGCcgcgcgctcaagcgccgtctccttctccttgtccacctcctcttcttgCGGAGGGGTGGCctctctctcactcccATCCCACACAGCCACCTCAGCATCGCTCCACACCAACCGCAGATCGAATCCGCACGGCCGCGGATCCTTCTCCCCGTCTCGCTTCTTATTCTTGCTCCGCTTCTTGGGCTCCTCCACTACCCCTGGCACGAGACTCTCCCAAACCCCAACGGCGTAGGCGAGCATGGCCTGCCGCcgggcgaggatggcgagtgCTCTTTCAGCGTCGGCGCTCTGTCGctggagggaggagagtAGTGCTAGCGTCGCGGCGTCTTGTGCGCCCTCTAGCACGGCGCGGCTGTGGTCGTCCGCCCGGTCGATGCTGACAATTGGCGCGGGTGAGGGGTACGCCGATAGTGCTgtctcgagcgccttcacatccttcttctcgacgttggagaggagagcACGCGCATGAGCGAATGCGCAGCGCGATGAGCAGAATCTAAAGTCAGCAGATATGGAAAATGGACTCACTTTGATGTACTCCGCGCACCGCGCCCACATCCTGCCTTACACATCTTTCTGTAACTCGTCCGCTGTGAGGTGTTCTCCTCACATGAAGAGCAGATATACACATCTAACATGTCGACTTGCGTCTCGTCGAGTCCAACGCACGCGGGATGGAACCAGTTGTCGCACCTGCCGTCAGATCACTCTGTGTGATTACGCACGTCTCGCATCCGACCATGGtgccgccttcctcgccgttcGCGCCGTTACAGACGCAATATTCCCCTTCTTCCGTATCCTCCCTAACCTGCTGGGCCTCGACTGCAGCCGCATCCGCCTcagcagccttggcctcctcccgctcgGCCGCTTGCTTGGGTTAACTACATACTTCTCGGACTCACCCTTGCCCGGCGggcgcggtcgcgctctcgtcgccgttcaCGATCACGCTCTCGATCACGATCGGTGCGcacgcgcttcttcttctccctcttcgGCGCGCTACCAGGATCCGGGTGGTCGTCttgctcgtgctcgtgctcgtgtTCGTGTTCAGGCTCAAAGTCGCTGTCAACTTCCGGTTCGCCCTCAGGTGGAG
Above is a genomic segment from Cutaneotrichosporon cavernicola HIS019 DNA, chromosome: 1 containing:
- the SHP1 gene encoding uncharacterized protein (Domain present in Saccharomyces cerevisiae Shp1, Drosophila melanogaster eyes closed gene (eyc), and vertebrate p47); this encodes MPGLNPKQEDIDQFVAITQASESEAARFLGDGVTLQGAIEDYFAAQAAGDQPGEDADEDMLDAALAASTEPAGGARTLSGAPAEELPESWRRRGANIAGVHGDDTRRDGSELYTGGERSGLAVQNPGEENRDAGVVNDILQQARHGGREEDPVPQARNPWAGVGAGNTLGSEDTPSVQAGSSGHRMPGAFGGNEEDEDEEDGEPVERRLIFWRDGFSIEDGPLYRYDDPRNQQHLALIRAGRAPLELFDVRFDQALKIEVDQRTNEDYQEPLKKPAKPFSGGGNRLGAATPEIAGAGTSAAAAAPPPTTKPEIKVDASQPSTTIQLRLGDGSRLVVKVNLDHTVADLRGLVAASRPDGRAFVLQTTFPSRELPDGETVEQAGLKNAVVVQRYV
- a CDS encoding uncharacterized protein (FAD dependent oxidoreductase), with amino-acid sequence MSTTPPTEQRPLLILGAGVIGLTTAVRLLESPSSAGRKVHIIADHHSTDGLDARYASSIAGAHHLSFADDADKRQRRWDMRTFRVLYEEWRKEGEACGLMGLTQTEMWVGSSKHLQIYEEHPDFKVLEARDAPCKVDHMVSFTSLTVTPSLYLTGLEARVRSLGGIIHRAHVGSLHDLATLPFLSLYSILPAAVFVCVGLGASSLLGIADQSVYPTRGQVVRVRAPWIRSGYTRQVGSLAGGEGGQRTYVIPRCTGDVILGGTREERDWDPYPRLETAKDILCRALDICPELEPPHARAPALEAGEKTLEAAWAAEMGEKEEKVKALEEVVVEHLVGFRPSRVGGTRLERAEVRLAGEIVALIHNYGHGGAGWQSSWGCAEDAVAIWEGKNLPKL
- the CDC43 gene encoding uncharacterized protein (Prenyltransferase and squalene oxidase repeat); this translates as MSQSTFKRNAHIAYFKRCLTVLPQAAEEHDVNRVTIAFFSLAGLELLGALDHTTRTGWINWLWELQAADGGFRGSPLPGPGHLPSTYTALCSLALLRAPLDRLDRPGLMKFLRACQEEDGSFAPSPGMPGAFQNDTRMSYCAAVTRAVALKGEAEDGRIKDIDVGAARAFLGRCRTWEGGYASRPGVVEAQGGTTYCAAAGLSLLGGVEDDGETTRWIVQRQLGGFQGRPGKLEDVCYSFWCCGALATFDREALVNAPANTSFILDAQSPIGGFGKAPSDFPDPFHSYLALAALALTPAREELGLKAIDAVWNLPADARDYLLA